One Arvicanthis niloticus isolate mArvNil1 chromosome 3, mArvNil1.pat.X, whole genome shotgun sequence DNA segment encodes these proteins:
- the LOC117706313 gene encoding U1 small nuclear ribonucleoprotein C-like, with amino-acid sequence MPKFYCDYCDTYLTHDSPSVRKTHCSGRKHKENVKDYYQKCMEEQAQSLIDKTTAAFQQGKIPPSPFSAPPPAGAMIPPPLSLLGPPRPGMMPAPHMGGPPMMPMIGPPPPGMMPVGPAPGMRPPMGGHIPRMPGPPMMRPPARPMMVPTRPGMTRPDR; translated from the exons ATGCCTAAGTTTTACTGTGACTATTGTGATACATATCTTACCCACGATTCTCCGTCTGTAAGGAAGACACATTGCAGTGGTCGGAAACACAAAGAGAATGTGAAAGACTATTACCAGAAATGTATGGAAGAGCAGGCCCAGAGCCTGATTGACAAAACAACGGCTGCATTTCAACAAGGAAAGATTCCTCCGTCTCCGTTCTCTGCTCCTCCGCCTGCAGGGGCCATGATCCCACCTCCCCTCAGTCTCCTGGGTCCTCCTCGGCCTGGCATGATGCCTGCACCCCACATGGGAGGCCCTCCCATGATGCCAATGATTGGCCCCC CTCCTCCTGGGATGATGCCTGTGGGACCAGCTCCTGGGATGAGACCACCCATGGGAGGCCACATACCCAGGATGCCGGGGCCTCCAATGATGAGACCTCCCGCTCGCCCTATGATGGTGCCCACGCGGCCTGGCATGACCCGGCCAGACAGATAA